One genomic segment of Candidatus Aminicenantes bacterium includes these proteins:
- a CDS encoding glycerol-3-phosphate acyltransferase → MSSHEISFLILSYLLGSIPFGYLVFYFSEGKDIRSQGSGNIGAT, encoded by the coding sequence TTGAGCAGCCATGAAATCTCGTTTTTGATCCTTTCCTACCTGCTGGGCTCCATCCCCTTCGGTTATCTGGTCTTCTATTTCAGCGAAGGCAAGGACATCCGCAGCCAGGGCAGCGGCAACATCGGCGCCACCAA
- the thpR gene encoding RNA 2',3'-cyclic phosphodiesterase, protein MRTFFGIRLDEAARESIARELLPFKKIASSIRWTESRNVHLTLKFIGEVPDALPGQMAAALRGAKTPVPAFPLRIAGFGKFPYGADLHIFWAGVAVNAPLAELFAWIEDALAPLGIARDDRPFSPHITLGRNKARGDFKKLFALLAEKNDLLLAECQASSFQLFSSRLTPTGPLYKVLEEFPLEQP, encoded by the coding sequence ATGAGAACCTTTTTCGGTATCCGATTGGACGAGGCAGCCAGGGAGAGCATCGCCCGGGAATTGCTGCCCTTCAAAAAAATCGCCAGTTCCATCCGCTGGACCGAGAGCCGCAACGTCCACCTGACGCTGAAGTTTATCGGCGAAGTCCCCGACGCGCTGCCGGGGCAGATGGCCGCGGCGCTGCGCGGCGCGAAGACCCCGGTGCCGGCTTTTCCCCTGCGCATCGCCGGCTTCGGCAAATTCCCCTATGGCGCCGACCTGCATATTTTCTGGGCGGGAGTGGCTGTAAATGCGCCGCTGGCGGAATTGTTCGCCTGGATCGAAGATGCCCTCGCTCCCCTGGGGATCGCCAGGGATGACCGCCCCTTCAGCCCGCACATCACCCTGGGGCGCAACAAGGCCCGCGGCGATTTCAAAAAGCTCTTCGCGCTGCTGGCCGAAAAAAACGACCTTTTGCTGGCCGAATGCCAGGCATCTTCCTTCCAGCTTTTCAGCAGCCGGCTGACCCCGACCGGTCCGCTCTACAAGGTTTTAGAGGAGTTTCCCCTTGAGCAGCCATGA